The following proteins come from a genomic window of Nymphalis io chromosome 6, ilAglIoxx1.1, whole genome shotgun sequence:
- the LOC126769285 gene encoding uncharacterized protein LOC126769285, whose translation MDFFHRLWTKSTQCKALEKSSGKLETMFFESVYRVTYFAGMALLDNTLMYRIYSGALKLAIGFLISCEVWHLVTKSTSLDGFIDNVNATLMHFIALYRYQNMRTNKTIYKNLASAMESPYFDTSTPRRKEMVRFWSQRNERFLKLLLLLGSCTLAAWHIYPLVDDIDYNLMVSARFPFDYQTPILYPIVYVIVFVVFNYTSLFVMVNDLIQQAHLMHLLCQYTVLGDCFEGIINDCIGDQNKTDERHIIRTKQFRKKFLKRLNDLVEQHKLILKNTMELKHSLSMPMLGQLVASAMLICFVSYQATRTAGASNVKFFMSLLYLMYNLFELSIFCKWCDEIKLQSENIANSVYCSRWERGLTATRGVGARLLLIATRARKPLVLTAGGLFDLSLASYTTLVKTSYSAVTVLRRFQQN comes from the exons ATGGATTTTTTTCATCGTTTGTGGACAAAGTCAACTCAATGTAAAGCATTGGAAAAGTCGAGCGGGAAATTAGAGACTATGTTTTTCGAATCAGTCTATCGTGTTACGTATTTTGCAG GTATGGCTCTTTTGGACAATACCTTAATGTATCGCATATATAGTGGGGCCCTGAAGTTAGCTATCGGCTTTCTGATAAGTTGTGAGGTTTGGCATCTTGTTACCAAATCGACTAGCTTAGATGGCTTCATTGACAATGTCAATGCCACTCTCATGCATTTTATTGCTCTCTATAGATATCAAAATATG agaacaaataaaacaatttacaaaaacCTCGCGTCGGCTATGGAGTCACCTTACTTTGATACTTCAACACCGAGACGAAAGGAAATGGTTAGGTTTTGGTCTCAAAGAAACgagagatttttaaaattattacttctaTTGGGTTCTTGTACCTTGGCTGCTTG gCACATTTACCCTCTAGTGGACGACATAGATTACAACCTAATGGTGTCAGCCCGTTTTCCTTTTGATTACCAAACGCCGATTCTTTACCCGATCGTATATGTTATAGTGTtcgtagtttttaattatacctCTCTGTTCGTTATGGTCAACGATCTTATACAGCAGGCGCATTTGATGCACCTGCTGTGTCAGTATACCGTGTTAGGAGATTGCTTTGAAGGCATTATCAACGATTGCATTGGAGACCAAAAta AAACTGATGAAAGACATATAATTAGGACAAAACAATTTAGAAAGAAATTCTTAAAGAGACTGAACGATTTGGTCGAGCAACACaaacttattttaaa gaACACGATGGAACTGAAGCATTCGTTAAGTATGCCAATGTTGGGACAGTTGGTTGCGAGTGCAATGCTTATATGCTTTGTTAGTTATCAAGCTACAAGA ACGGCCGGAGCGAGCAATGTTAAGTTTTTCATGAGTCTCCTATATTTGATGTACAACCTTTTCGAGTTGTCTATTTTCTGCAAGTGGTGTGATGAAATCAAATTACAG agTGAAAATATCGCTAATTCGGTTTATTGTTCGCGTTGGGAGAGAGGCTTAACGGCGACGCGAGGGGTGGGCGCGCGCTTGCTGCTCATCGCGACTCGCGCTCGCAAGCCGCTCGTCCTCACCGCTGGAGGCTTGTTCGATTTGTCACTCGCCTCATATACCACT ttggTGAAGACGTCGTATTCAGCTGTTACAGTTTTGCGCAGATTTCAACAGAATTAG
- the LOC126769283 gene encoding uncharacterized protein LOC126769283 gives MKIFNLIWKKITDTDALESASGNLELKFYELIYRVTYIFGLSTSDYSVAYWIYSTAVKTLLVLLVCCEFWNFFSITWNIEEVIDGINIILIQLGAFYKYRVLISNKHVFKSLASSMQSGNFDLSTERRKNILETWQARNEAWLKLLLGIGTCTVVVWHIYPLMDELEYNLMVSIRLPFDFKTPVRYTITYVITMIAFSLISYFVMTNDLTVQVHLMYILCQFSILNDCFKNILTDCQSCFKDIDTENLHLYKEFTQVYKRRLGNLADQHKLILRNTLKLRDIMSLSMLIQLATSTTLMCSISFQLTTSVNVNMTKGLMSLFYLGYNMFVLYTICRWCEEIKIQSESISEAVYCSRWEHGIVMVPGVRTSILLIMARAQKPTGLSAGGMYELSLEAYTNMVKTSYSALTILLRLR, from the exons atgaagatttttaatttaatttggaaaAAAATCACAGACACTGATGCTTTAGAATCAGCAAGTGGAAATctcgaattaaaattttacgaattAATTTATCGCGTCACATATATTTTCG gcCTCTCGACTTCTGACTACAGCGTGGCATATTGGATCTACAGTACTGCAGTAAAGACACTGTTGGTGTTGCTCGTGTGCTGTGAATTCTGGAACTTCTTCAGTATTACTTGGAATATTGAAGAAGTTATAGATGGAATTAACATTATCTTAATACAATTGGGCGCTTTTTACAAATACAGAGTGCTg ATTTCAAATAAACACGTATTCAAAAGTCTTGCTTCTTCTATGCAGTCAGGGAATTTTGATTTGTCGACTGAAAGGAGGAAAAATATATTGGAAACCTGGCAGGCGAGGAACGAGGCCTGGCTTAAATTACTGTTGGGAATAGGGACTTGCACTGTTGTTGTGTg gcACATCTATCCTCTTATGGACGAGCTGGAGTACAATTTGATGGTGTCCATTAGATTACCTTTTGATTTTAAAACACCAGTTCGATACACGATCACTTATGTCATTACCATGATAGCTTTTTCCCtaataagttattttgttaTGACGAATGATCTCACTGTACAAGTTCACTTAATGTATATACTTTGTCAATTTTCAATACTTAACGACTGTTTCAAGAATATATTAACTGATTGCCAATCATGTTTTAAAG ATATTGATAcggaaaatttacatttatataaagaatttacTCAAGTGTATAAGAGAAGATTAGGTAATTTGGCAGATCAACATAAACTCATATTAcg GAATACATTGAAACTTCGCGATATAATGAGTTTATCCATGTTAATTCAGCTGGCGACCAGTACAACGCTTATGTGTTCCATAAGCTTTCAACTTACAACG TCAGTGAACGTGAATATGACAAAAGGACTTATGAGTCTGTTTTATCTCGGATACAATATGTTCGTCCTTTACACAATTTGTAGATGGTGCGAAGAGATAAAAATTCAG AGCGAAAGTATAAGTGAAGCAGTATATTGTTCGCGATGGGAGCATGGTATTGTGATGGTGCCGGGAGTGAGAACCTCCATTTTACTGATAATGGCTCGTGCTCAAAAACCCACTGGATTGTCCGCTGGAGGCATGTACGAACTGTCTTTGGAAGCGTATACCAAT atGGTGAAAACTTCATACAGCGCCCTGACAATTCTTCTCCGTCTTCGTTAA